A single genomic interval of Ammospiza nelsoni isolate bAmmNel1 chromosome 25, bAmmNel1.pri, whole genome shotgun sequence harbors:
- the TINAGL1 gene encoding tubulointerstitial nephritis antigen-like isoform X2 — protein sequence MAGDMRAVLCLWLVAQVARVAVSSRVRTRRELGPGLYQHGVYDAGGSYCQRGDVCCHGRDDGCTVPYHDTLCYCDLFCNRTVSDCCPDFWEYCLGIPAPFPKAPGCARAGHNYPTGATYRENCNLCTCGPGGQWQCEDHACLMDGELIDAINRGNYGWRAANYSQFWGMTLEDGIRHRLGTFRPSATVMNMNEMHMNMDSNEVLPRHFDAAKKWPGMIHEPLDQGNCAGSWAFSTAAVASDRISIHSMGHMTPALSPQNLLSCDTRNQRGCSGGRLDGAWWYLRRRGVVTDECYPFTSQQSQPAAPPCMMHSRSTGRGKRQATARCPNPRSHANDIYQSTPAYRLSSSEKEIMKELMENGPVQAILEVHEDFFMYKSGIYRHTPVAEGKGPKHQRHGTHSVKITGWGEEQLPDGQTQKYWTAANSWGTAWGEGGHFRIARGVNECEVETFVVGVWGRVSMEDMPHK from the exons ATGGCCGGGGACATGCGGGCCGTGCTGTGCCTCTGGCTGGTGGCCCAGGTGGCGCGGGTGGCCGTGTCCTCGCGGGTCCGCACCCGCCGGGAGCTGGGCCCCGGTCTGTACCAGCACGGCGTCTACGACGCGGGCGGCTCCTACTGCCAGCGGGGCGACGTGTGCTGCCACGGCCGCGACGACGGCTGCACCGTGCCCTACCACGACACGCTGTGCTACTGCGACCTCTTCTGCAACCGCACCGTGTCCGACTGCTGCCCCGACTTCTGGGAATACTGCCTGGGAATCCCGGCGCCCTTCCCCAaagccccag GCTGTGCCCGTGCTGGACACAATTACCCCACAGGAGCCACGTACCGGGAGAACTGCAACCTGTG cacctgcgGGCCCGGCGGGCAGTGGCAGTGCGAGGACCACGCCTGCCTGATGGATGGGGAGCTCATCGACGCCATCAACAGGGGCAATTACGG CTGGAGAGCCGCCAACTACAGCCAGTTCTGGGGGATGACCCTGGAGGACGGGATCCGGCACCGCCTGGGCACCTTCCGTCCCTCTGCCACCGTCATGAACATGAACGAGATGCAC ATGAACATGGACTCCAACGAGGTGCTGCCGCGTCACTTCGATGCTGCCAAGAAGTGGCCCGGGATGATCCACGAGCCCCTGGACCAGGGGAACTGCGCTGGCTCCTGGGCCTTCTCCACGGCCG CCGTGGCCTCGGACCGCATCTCCATCCACTCCATGGGCCACATGACCCCCGCGCTGtccccccaaaacctcctgtCCTGTGACACCCGAAACCAGCGCGGCTGCAGCGGGGGGCGCCTGGACGGAGCCTGGTGGTACCTGCGCAGGAGAGG CGTGGTGACAGACGAGTGCTACCCGTTCAcgagccagcagagccagcccgcGGCGCCGCCCTGCATGATGCACAGCCGCTCCACGGGCCGGGGCAAGCGACAGGCGACAGCGCGCTGCCCCAACCCCCGGAGCCACGCCAACGACATCTACCAGTCCACGCCCGCCTACCGCCTCTCCTCCAGC gagaaggagatCATGAAGGAGCTGATGGAGAACGGCCCCGTGCAAG CCATCCTGGAGGTGCACGAGGATTTCTTCATGTACAAGAGCGGGATCTATCGGCACACACCCGTGGCTGAGGGGAAGGGGCCCAAGCACCAGAGGCACGGGACCCACTCGGTGAAAATCACGGG gtggggagaggagcagctgcctgatGGCCAGACCCAAAAATACTGG acGGCGGCCAACTCGTGGGGCACGGCGTGGGGCGAGGGCGGCCACTTTCGCATCGCCCGCGGCGTCAACGAGTGCGAGGTGGAGACCTTCGTGGTGGGGGTTTGGGGCCGCGTCAGCATGGAGGACATGCCCCACAAGTGA
- the TINAGL1 gene encoding tubulointerstitial nephritis antigen-like isoform X1, which translates to MSSVRDPSTGPSAPLPAFLREGRGRCGDMAGDMRAVLCLWLVAQVARVAVSSRVRTRRELGPGLYQHGVYDAGGSYCQRGDVCCHGRDDGCTVPYHDTLCYCDLFCNRTVSDCCPDFWEYCLGIPAPFPKAPGCARAGHNYPTGATYRENCNLCTCGPGGQWQCEDHACLMDGELIDAINRGNYGWRAANYSQFWGMTLEDGIRHRLGTFRPSATVMNMNEMHMNMDSNEVLPRHFDAAKKWPGMIHEPLDQGNCAGSWAFSTAAVASDRISIHSMGHMTPALSPQNLLSCDTRNQRGCSGGRLDGAWWYLRRRGVVTDECYPFTSQQSQPAAPPCMMHSRSTGRGKRQATARCPNPRSHANDIYQSTPAYRLSSSEKEIMKELMENGPVQAILEVHEDFFMYKSGIYRHTPVAEGKGPKHQRHGTHSVKITGWGEEQLPDGQTQKYWTAANSWGTAWGEGGHFRIARGVNECEVETFVVGVWGRVSMEDMPHK; encoded by the exons ATGAGTTCCGTGAGGGATCCCAGCACCGGACCCTCCGCCCCTCTCCCGGCGTTTCTGCGCGAAGGGAGAGGCAG GTGCGGGGACATGGCCGGGGACATGCGGGCCGTGCTGTGCCTCTGGCTGGTGGCCCAGGTGGCGCGGGTGGCCGTGTCCTCGCGGGTCCGCACCCGCCGGGAGCTGGGCCCCGGTCTGTACCAGCACGGCGTCTACGACGCGGGCGGCTCCTACTGCCAGCGGGGCGACGTGTGCTGCCACGGCCGCGACGACGGCTGCACCGTGCCCTACCACGACACGCTGTGCTACTGCGACCTCTTCTGCAACCGCACCGTGTCCGACTGCTGCCCCGACTTCTGGGAATACTGCCTGGGAATCCCGGCGCCCTTCCCCAaagccccag GCTGTGCCCGTGCTGGACACAATTACCCCACAGGAGCCACGTACCGGGAGAACTGCAACCTGTG cacctgcgGGCCCGGCGGGCAGTGGCAGTGCGAGGACCACGCCTGCCTGATGGATGGGGAGCTCATCGACGCCATCAACAGGGGCAATTACGG CTGGAGAGCCGCCAACTACAGCCAGTTCTGGGGGATGACCCTGGAGGACGGGATCCGGCACCGCCTGGGCACCTTCCGTCCCTCTGCCACCGTCATGAACATGAACGAGATGCAC ATGAACATGGACTCCAACGAGGTGCTGCCGCGTCACTTCGATGCTGCCAAGAAGTGGCCCGGGATGATCCACGAGCCCCTGGACCAGGGGAACTGCGCTGGCTCCTGGGCCTTCTCCACGGCCG CCGTGGCCTCGGACCGCATCTCCATCCACTCCATGGGCCACATGACCCCCGCGCTGtccccccaaaacctcctgtCCTGTGACACCCGAAACCAGCGCGGCTGCAGCGGGGGGCGCCTGGACGGAGCCTGGTGGTACCTGCGCAGGAGAGG CGTGGTGACAGACGAGTGCTACCCGTTCAcgagccagcagagccagcccgcGGCGCCGCCCTGCATGATGCACAGCCGCTCCACGGGCCGGGGCAAGCGACAGGCGACAGCGCGCTGCCCCAACCCCCGGAGCCACGCCAACGACATCTACCAGTCCACGCCCGCCTACCGCCTCTCCTCCAGC gagaaggagatCATGAAGGAGCTGATGGAGAACGGCCCCGTGCAAG CCATCCTGGAGGTGCACGAGGATTTCTTCATGTACAAGAGCGGGATCTATCGGCACACACCCGTGGCTGAGGGGAAGGGGCCCAAGCACCAGAGGCACGGGACCCACTCGGTGAAAATCACGGG gtggggagaggagcagctgcctgatGGCCAGACCCAAAAATACTGG acGGCGGCCAACTCGTGGGGCACGGCGTGGGGCGAGGGCGGCCACTTTCGCATCGCCCGCGGCGTCAACGAGTGCGAGGTGGAGACCTTCGTGGTGGGGGTTTGGGGCCGCGTCAGCATGGAGGACATGCCCCACAAGTGA
- the PEF1 gene encoding peflin, with translation MAYPGQGYPGAGQPPSVGPYPGAPYGGGPPPGPYGHPPPGGPYGGGPPPGPYGHPPPGGPYGGPYGSPQPGPYGGPAPGGNAPPGVDPEAFSWFQTVDTDHSGFISVKELKQALVNNNWSSFNDETCLLMINMFDKTRSGRIDVYGFSALLRFIQQWRSLFQQYDRDQSGSISFSELQQAFSQMGYNLSPQFSQLLLARYAQRSPNPSIQLDRFIHICMQLQSLTDAFREKDTAMVGNVRLSYEDFLTMVVTRML, from the exons ATGGCGTACCCGGGGCAG ggctaCCCCGGCGCAGGACAGCCCCCCTCGGTCGGGCCGTACCCCGGGGCTCCCTACGGCGGGGGGCCACCCCCGGGACCCTACGGGCACCCCCCACCCGGGGGTCCCTATGGCGGGGGGCCACCCCCGGGACCCTACGGGCATCCCCCACCCGGGGGTCCCTACGGCGGCCCCTACGGCAGCCCCCAGCCCGGGCCCTACGGCGGGCCGGCCCCGGGAG GGAATGCCCCCCCAGGGGTGGATCCCGAGGCGTTTTCCTGGTTCCAGACGGTGGATACGGATCACAGCGGGTTCATCTCCGTCAAGGAGCTGAAGCAGGCTCTGGTCAACAACAACTGGTCCTCGTTCAACGATGAGACCTGTCTGCTCATGATCA acATGTTCGACAAGACGCGGTCGGGGCGCATCGACGTCTACGGCTTCTCCGCCCTGCTGCGCTTCATCCAGCAGTGGAGGAGCCTCTTCCAGCAGTATGACAGGGACCAGTCCGGCTCCATCAGCTTCAGCGAGCTCCAGCAAG CTTTCTCCCAGATGGGTTACAACCTGAGCCCCCAGttcagccagctgctgctggcccggTACGCCCAGCGTTCCCCCAATCCCAGTATCCAACTGGACCGGTTCATCCACATCTGcatgcagctgcagagcctcaCCGACGCCTTCAGGGAGAAGGACACGGCCATGGTGGGGAATGTCCGCCTCAGCTACGAGGATTTCCTCACCATGGTGGTGACACGGATGCTCTGA